CGCGGCCTGCTGCAGGTGATGCCGGGCACCGGAAAGTACATCGCCCGCAAACGCGGCCTGCGCGGCTTTCATCCCAAGCATCTGTACCAACCCGAGGTTTCGCTCGATTACGGTTGCTGGTTCATGGCCGACCTGATGCAAAAATCGGGTGGCGATCTGCCGGCGGCGTTGGCCGGTTACAACGCCGGCTGGGGCCGGCCCAAGCAATGGTGGCCGCTCCACGACGGCCGCGATTACGACGAACTGATCGAGTTGATCCCGTTCGAGGAAACGCGGAACTACGTCAAGGGAATCACTAAGAATTACGAGATGTACGCGCGACTCTACGGCGACGGCGGAAAAAGAATGGACAACCGGCCGACAAAGTTTATACTATTGGGAAAGAAAGTGGCGGGTTTGCCATAGCCTGCCGCTTTTTGCGTTTGGAGGAAGTGATGGGTGACAGCTATCCGGTGACCAAAGAGGGCTACGAGGCGCTCAAGTCGACTTTGCACGAAATGAAAACCGTCGAGCGGCCGAAAGTCATTCAAGCCATCGCCGAAGCGCGCGCGCACGGCGACTTGTCCGAAAACGCCGAGTACGCGGCGGCGAAGGAAAAGCAGGCGATCCTCGAATCCCGCATCCAGGATTACGAAAACCGGGTCGCCATTTCGCAGGTGATCGATCCGGCGACGATTCGCGAGGACCGCGTGGTTTTCGGCGCCACGGTCACGGTGCTGGATCTCGACACCGAGCAGGAAAAAACCTACAAGATCGTCGGCGACCACGAAGGCGACCTGAAAATCGGGAAGATCAGCATTCAGTCGCCATTGGCGCGGGTGATGATCGGCCGGCGAGTCGGCGACGTGTTCGATTTCCAGACCGCCAACGGCCTGAAGGAACTCGAGATCACCAAGCTCATCTACAAATAGCGAACCTCGGCTCCCGCGGCTACTTGAACAGCTTGGGAGCCTTTTTCTTTAATTTTTCCAGGTTCATCCGGCTGGGATTGAAGGTCGGATCGATCGCCAGGGCCGAATCGAAATGGCTCTTGGCGCCTTTGTAATCCTTGCGACCCATCAGCAGCAGCCCCAGATTGTTGTGCGCGTCGCGCGCCGTCGGCTTGGACGGGTCGAGGTTGATCGTCTGCTGATAGGCGTTGATCGCGTCGTCGTCCTCGCCCATGTTGTCCAGGCAGGTGGCCAGGAGCAGCCAGGCGTCGCGGTTGGTCGGTTCGAGTTGGATGACCGTGCGGAACTGGCTGGTGGCTTCCTGCAACTCGGGGCCGCCTTCGGTCCATTTGTCGGTCACCGGCAGCACCGCGCTGTCCGCGCCCCGGTTTTCGATCAGCACGCGGTTTTTCTCCGCCGCCCGAAACAGCATCACTCGGCCCAACAGATAATGGGCGTCCAGGAACCGGCTTTGCAGGGCCATCGCCGTGCGGGCGTTCCGCTCCGCGCCGGCCAGATCGCCCAGTTGAAAGCGGCTGACGGCCAGTTGAAAGAAATCCTCGGCCGTCTTCGGCCCGTTGTCGGGAGCCGGTGTCGGCGTCGCGGCCGCCGGAGCCGGCGTGGCTTGCGCCCAGGCGAGGGCGGCGAACGAAAGCAGAAAAAAGAGACCCAGCACGATTTTCTTCATGACGATTACCTCGGCCGGAAAGCTAGCAAGCCGTTCCCGAACCGTCAACGCGGCCGCAAGAAAGACACGGCGGCGGAAGGCAGCATTAAAAAACGAGCAGCGCCAAGCCGGCGAGCAGCGCCGCGAAAACCAGGCCGGCGCCGAAGACCAGGCGGCGGAAAAGATACGCCCCGCTGCGCAGGTCCAGCGGATCGAGGCGTCCTTCGAAGGTTTCGCGGATCTGGTGCGACAAATCGCCGGCGATCGCGGCGAGCAGCGCTTCTCCCTCGGCGGCCGAGGCGCGGTGCGGATGGCCGACGTAGCCTTCCAAGCGCCCGCGTAGAATCCAGGACAAATCGGCTTTCGCCACGCCCAACACCTGGCTGAATTCGATCCGTTTCGCTTCGTCGGCGATGAAGCGCCCGGCCAGCTTCTCGATGCCGCGCGCCAGTGCTTCCAGCCAACCGCGGCGGGGCGGCAGGATCGGCGGCAACGAGCGGTAGCCCGGATCGACCAGGTCCGGGTCGATGGCCAGGATCATCGCCGTTTCCATCCGGCCGGCGTGGAGATCGATGGCCAGATCCGCGACCTCGGCGTCGGACAGCGGCACGCCGGCGGCTCGCACCGCCTCGGCATACCCGCCGAAGTAAGCCTTGGCGCCGACGCGCGCCGAGGGGGCGACCGCCATCACCGGCCGCGCCCGCGAGCCCATCCGCCGCAACGCCGCGCAGGCGTCGTCGAGCGCGCCGGTATGCGGCACGCCGCCGTGCGCCGACAGCACGACGAAATGGC
This Myxococcales bacterium DNA region includes the following protein-coding sequences:
- the greA gene encoding transcription elongation factor GreA gives rise to the protein MGDSYPVTKEGYEALKSTLHEMKTVERPKVIQAIAEARAHGDLSENAEYAAAKEKQAILESRIQDYENRVAISQVIDPATIREDRVVFGATVTVLDLDTEQEKTYKIVGDHEGDLKIGKISIQSPLARVMIGRRVGDVFDFQTANGLKELEITKLIYK
- a CDS encoding tetratricopeptide repeat protein, with the translated sequence MKKIVLGLFFLLSFAALAWAQATPAPAAATPTPAPDNGPKTAEDFFQLAVSRFQLGDLAGAERNARTAMALQSRFLDAHYLLGRVMLFRAAEKNRVLIENRGADSAVLPVTDKWTEGGPELQEATSQFRTVIQLEPTNRDAWLLLATCLDNMGEDDDAINAYQQTINLDPSKPTARDAHNNLGLLLMGRKDYKGAKSHFDSALAIDPTFNPSRMNLEKLKKKAPKLFK
- a CDS encoding creatininase family protein, with protein sequence MLPNLLRYERVSSAELLLTPVTDDILLLPVSAPENHGPHLPLGTDELISEEVAGRVARDLAEAYPHRRIWLHPTWHLGGATIRGTGSVKAPSRLLGKVLKAYLRRFVRQGFRHFVVLSAHGGVPHTGALDDACAALRRMGSRARPVMAVAPSARVGAKAYFGGYAEAVRAAGVPLSDAEVADLAIDLHAGRMETAMILAIDPDLVDPGYRSLPPILPPRRGWLEALARGIEKLAGRFIADEAKRIEFSQVLGVAKADLSWILRGRLEGYVGHPHRASAAEGEALLAAIAGDLSHQIRETFEGRLDPLDLRSGAYLFRRLVFGAGLVFAALLAGLALLVF